A single window of Haliotis asinina isolate JCU_RB_2024 chromosome 5, JCU_Hal_asi_v2, whole genome shotgun sequence DNA harbors:
- the LOC137285033 gene encoding cilia-and flagella-associated protein 96-like isoform X1, with protein MGDKKNDMDRVGLFQEMGYISIGDKYKTPGVQFNVSASKGKQILPGGSKEKSALQHGYFAEKFNRVMEGEAYSDPIKMRRQRRQEEAKKNLSKAFLPSSGEKKMSGLGSHYGTLGGPIAALSPGEKPGKPYKSPGKNVMTNPGKEGTGFGFVGVTIGGYPKYQHDAYDRSRELAKKENEGHRKLVKGGAFKLNMHPQALFDSNPYRSEKALPPVRKSSSATLKRNDLKPFKPSSPGKHPGGSKIGTFDPYPSHSQDPYNVRVKRQINVVNKSGKIFVPSQGPKTTPCISIVDQHVKRSINIQNYRSATLA; from the exons ATGGGTGACAAGAAAAACGATATGGACAGGGTCGGCCTGTTCCAGGAAATGGGCTATATATCAATTGGAGATAAATACAAGACACCCGGTG TTCAGTTTAACGTATCAGCGAGTAAAGGCAAACAGATTTTACCTGGTGGCAGTAAGGAGAAATCTGCCCTTCAACATGGCTACTTTGCAGAAAAATTCAACCGAGTTATGGAAGGAGAAGCATACAGTGACCCCATCAAAATGAGACGGCAGAGGCGACAAGAAGAGGCTAAGAAAAATTTATCAAAGGCATTTTTACCAAGCAGTGGAGaaaagaaaat GTCTGGTTTAGGGAGCCACTATGGTACCCTGGGTGGTCCAATCGCTGCCCTCAGTCCAGGAGAGAAGCCAGGTAAACCATATAAGTCCCCTGGCAAAAATGTCATGACGAACCCAGGCAAAGAAGGCACAGGCTTTGG CTTTGTTGGAGTGACAATTGGTGGCTACCCCAAGTATCAACATGATGCATATGATCGATCAAGGGAACTTGCAAAG AAAGAGAATGAGGGTCACCGGAAGCTGGTGAAGGGAGGAGCTTTCAAGCTGAACATGCACCCCCAGGCTCTATTTGACTCCAACCCTTACCGATCAGAGAAGGCATTGCCCCCAGTGAGGAAGTCAAGTTCTGCCACTCTCAAGAGGAATGACTTGAAGCCATTTAAACCCAGTTCCCCAGGAAAACAT CCCGGTGGCTCCAAAATTGGTACATTTGATCCTTATCCGTCACACTCTCAAGACCCATACAATGTCCGGGTCAAGCGGCAAATCAATGTGGTGAACAAAAGTGGAAAGATCTTCGTGCCGTCACAAGGCCCCAAGACGACACCCTGCATATCAATTGTGGACCAGCATGTCAAAAG ATCCATCAACATCCAGAACTACAGATCTGCAACACTGGCTTAG
- the LOC137285033 gene encoding cilia-and flagella-associated protein 96-like isoform X2, with protein sequence MGDKKNDMDRVGLFQEMGYISIGDKYKTPGVQFNVSASKGKQILPGGSKEKSALQHGYFAEKFNRVMEGEAYSDPIKMRRQRRQEEAKKNLSKAFLPSSGEKKMSGLGSHYGTLGGPIAALSPGEKPGKPYKSPGKNVMTNPGKEGTGFGYVHVTLGKYPAHMVEPYDSVKEKAKKENEGHRKLVKGGAFKLNMHPQALFDSNPYRSEKALPPVRKSSSATLKRNDLKPFKPSSPGKHPGGSKIGTFDPYPSHSQDPYNVRVKRQINVVNKSGKIFVPSQGPKTTPCISIVDQHVKRSINIQNYRSATLA encoded by the exons ATGGGTGACAAGAAAAACGATATGGACAGGGTCGGCCTGTTCCAGGAAATGGGCTATATATCAATTGGAGATAAATACAAGACACCCGGTG TTCAGTTTAACGTATCAGCGAGTAAAGGCAAACAGATTTTACCTGGTGGCAGTAAGGAGAAATCTGCCCTTCAACATGGCTACTTTGCAGAAAAATTCAACCGAGTTATGGAAGGAGAAGCATACAGTGACCCCATCAAAATGAGACGGCAGAGGCGACAAGAAGAGGCTAAGAAAAATTTATCAAAGGCATTTTTACCAAGCAGTGGAGaaaagaaaat GTCTGGTTTAGGGAGCCACTATGGTACCCTGGGTGGTCCAATCGCTGCCCTCAGTCCAGGAGAGAAGCCAGGTAAACCATATAAGTCCCCTGGCAAAAATGTCATGACGAACCCAGGCAAAGAAGGCACAGGCTTTGG ATACGTACATGTGACTTTGGGCAAATACCCAGCACACATGGTAGAACCCTATGACAGTGTCAAGGAGAAGGCCAAG AAAGAGAATGAGGGTCACCGGAAGCTGGTGAAGGGAGGAGCTTTCAAGCTGAACATGCACCCCCAGGCTCTATTTGACTCCAACCCTTACCGATCAGAGAAGGCATTGCCCCCAGTGAGGAAGTCAAGTTCTGCCACTCTCAAGAGGAATGACTTGAAGCCATTTAAACCCAGTTCCCCAGGAAAACAT CCCGGTGGCTCCAAAATTGGTACATTTGATCCTTATCCGTCACACTCTCAAGACCCATACAATGTCCGGGTCAAGCGGCAAATCAATGTGGTGAACAAAAGTGGAAAGATCTTCGTGCCGTCACAAGGCCCCAAGACGACACCCTGCATATCAATTGTGGACCAGCATGTCAAAAG ATCCATCAACATCCAGAACTACAGATCTGCAACACTGGCTTAG